Proteins from a genomic interval of Amphiura filiformis chromosome 9, Afil_fr2py, whole genome shotgun sequence:
- the LOC140160627 gene encoding mitochondrial ornithine transporter 1-like, which translates to MAGSMETKLHEIEVHQHAHGGEVITGVAVPPVNAGSRIAELYQAFTDFSAGALGGALSIVVGQPFDTVKVKLQTYPSMYPSAMQCFRKTMKAEGVPGLFQGTVPAIAAAVGEMSVLFMCYGQCQKLVCRATGTDSISDLTPLQNANAGFVAAFFSAFVLCPTELVKCRLQAMTEVTSASKDMAKKIGPWQVTKDLFKTEGPMALFQGLTSTWLREMPGYFFFFGGYEVSKILLTPKGQSKDDLGPVRIMACGGVAGACLWTAIYPIDVIKSRIQVQSLVGPMPGFLSTAIKTYRTEGARAFVSGMGPCVLRAFPVNATLFLPYEIVRKEMMLHRPSMFE; encoded by the exons ATGGCCGGTTCCATGGAGACAAAACTACATGAAATTGAGGTGCATCAACATGCCCATGGAGGGGAGGTTATTACTGGCGTTGCAGTACCTCCAGTAAACGCTGGATCCAGGATTGCTGAATTGTACCAGGCATTCACAGATTTCAGTGCAGGGGCTTTAG GGGGAGCATTATCAATAGTTGTTGGTCAACCATTTGATACTGTGAAAGTAAAGCTACAGACTTATCCAAGTATGTATCCTAGTGCTATGCAGTGTTTCAGAAAGACAATGAAAGCTGAAGGCGTGCCAGGACTCTTCCAGGGGACTGTCCCTGCTATCGCTGCAGCTGTAGGAGAAATGTCTGTTCTTTTCATGTGCTATGGTCAATGTCAGAAACTTGTATGTCGAGCCACAGGCACCGACAGTATATCGGATTTGACGCCGTTACAGAATGCCAATGCAGGGTTTGTTGCTGCATTTTTCTCAGCGTTTGTTTTGTGTCCTACAGAGCTTGTGAAGTGTAGGCTGCAAGCGATGACGGAGGTGACGTCAGCCTCGAAGGATATGGCGAAGAAAAT TGGTCCATGGCAGGTCACCAAAGACTTATTCAAGACGGAAGGACCAATGGCATTATTCCAAGGACTGACCAGCACTTGGTTACGAGAGATGCCTGGATACTTCTTCTTCTTTGGCGGTTATGAAGTCAGTAAAATATTGCTTACACCAAAGGGCCAAAGCAAGGACGATTTAG GACCTGTTCGCATCATGGCATGTGGTGGCGTAGCAGGTGCATGTTTATGGACGGCCATATACCCCATAGATGTCATTAAATCTAGAATTCAAGTGCAATCATTAGTAGGTCCAATGCCAGGGTTCTTATCAACAGCAATCAAGACATACAGAACAGAAG GTGCAAGAGCATTTGTTAGCGGAATGGGTCCATGTGTCCTCCGTGCATTCCCAGTCAACGCAACACTGTTCTTACCCTACGAAATTGTCAGGAAAGAAATGATGCTGCATAGACCAAGCATGTTTGAATAA